One Solanum lycopersicum chromosome 4, SLM_r2.1 DNA window includes the following coding sequences:
- the LOC101268091 gene encoding nucleotidyl transferase superfamily protein isoform 1 (isoform 1 is encoded by transcript variant 1) yields MLSGSRCNFHCSAHQFATILAASTLTSESSFKNFRIRLRSRNSNSSCLSNKVCDFGVNCVQPKSSDTQSSLLSETLSQSGTDEEPPSERLPILTGGIVALGKFDALHIGHRELAIQAAKRGIPFLLSFVGMAEVLGWEPRAPIVAECDRKRILSSWAPYCGSIMPRELQIDFSKVRYLTPCQFVEKLSKELGVRGVVAGENYRFGYRAAGDASDLVKLCEEYGLEAYIINSVMDTNQISGDLNSKDGKERGQVSSTRVRYALHKGDMKYVSELLGRNHRLILMMEDQERFTSERNRLSAPKSCLLNLAPKEGLYENCSVLIDKSVIPCRVIVDTTYIHLESYEVASFSCVTSQDLKILGIDFGSPKLEGVQIL; encoded by the exons ATGTTGAGTGGGTCTCGGTGTAATTTTCATTGCAGTGCTCACCAATTTGCCACCATTTTAGCTGCTTCTACACTGACCTCAGAATcttctttcaaaaattttagaATCAGATTGAGGAGCAGGAACAGTAATAGTTCTTGTTTGAGCAATAAAGTTTGTGATTTTGGGGTCAATTGTGTTCAACCCAAATCTTCAGATACCCAAAGCTCTTTGCTTTCTGAAACTTTGAG CCAATCTGGAACAGATGAGGAGCCTCCATCAGAAAGATTGCCAATTCTTACAG GCGGGATAGTAGCTCTGGGGAAATTTGATGCACTCCATATTGGTCACCGCGAGCTTGCAATTCAAGCAGCAAAGAGAGGAATTCcatttcttctttcatttgttGGGATGGCGGAAGTACTTGGATGGGAACCAAG GGCTCCCATTGTTGCTGAATGTGATCGCAAAAGGATTCTTTCGTCTTGGGCTCCTTATTGCGGTAGTATAATGCCAAGGGAACTCCAGATAGATTTTTCGAAAGTTCGATATCTTACGCCTTGTCAGTTTGTGGAGAAGCTTTCCAAAGAGCTGGGAGTACGAGGAGTTGTTGCTG GCGAGAATTATCGTTTTGGATATAGAGCTGCTGGTGATGCATCAGACCTTGTGAAGCTCTGTGAGGAGTATGGATTAGAGGCTTATATAATCAATTCTGTCATGGACACAAATCAAATTTCTGGAGACTTGAACTCTAAAGACGGTAAAGAGAGAGGGCAAGTATCATCTACTCGTGTTAGGTATGCCCTTCACAAGGGAGACATGAAATATGTGTCAGAGCTATTAGGTCGGAACCATCGTCTTATTTTAATGATGGAAGACCAAGAAAGGTTTACTAGTGAGAGAAATAGGCTGTCTGCTCCAAAGTCTTGTTTGTTGAATCTTGCACCTAAGGAAGGTCTTTATGAGAATTGTTCAGTTTTGATTGACAAGAGTGTTATTCCCTGCAGAGTAATAGTTGATACAACATATATTCATTTGGAATCCTATGAGGTAGCTAGTTTTTCCTGTGTTACTTCTCAAGACTTAAAGATATTGGGTATTGACTTTGGCAGTCCAAAGTTAGAAGGGGTTCAAATTTTGTAA
- the LOC101268091 gene encoding nucleotidyl transferase superfamily protein isoform X1 translates to MAEVLGWEPRAPIVAECDRKRILSSWAPYCGSIMPRELQIDFSKVRYLTPCQFVEKLSKELGVRGVVAGENYRFGYRAAGDASDLVKLCEEYGLEAYIINSVMDTNQISGDLNSKDGKERGQVSSTRVRYALHKGDMKYVSELLGRNHRLILMMEDQERFTSERNRLSAPKSCLLNLAPKEGLYENCSVLIDKSVIPCRVIVDTTYIHLESYEVASFSCVTSQDLKILGIDFGSPKLEGVQIL, encoded by the exons ATGGCGGAAGTACTTGGATGGGAACCAAG GGCTCCCATTGTTGCTGAATGTGATCGCAAAAGGATTCTTTCGTCTTGGGCTCCTTATTGCGGTAGTATAATGCCAAGGGAACTCCAGATAGATTTTTCGAAAGTTCGATATCTTACGCCTTGTCAGTTTGTGGAGAAGCTTTCCAAAGAGCTGGGAGTACGAGGAGTTGTTGCTG GCGAGAATTATCGTTTTGGATATAGAGCTGCTGGTGATGCATCAGACCTTGTGAAGCTCTGTGAGGAGTATGGATTAGAGGCTTATATAATCAATTCTGTCATGGACACAAATCAAATTTCTGGAGACTTGAACTCTAAAGACGGTAAAGAGAGAGGGCAAGTATCATCTACTCGTGTTAGGTATGCCCTTCACAAGGGAGACATGAAATATGTGTCAGAGCTATTAGGTCGGAACCATCGTCTTATTTTAATGATGGAAGACCAAGAAAGGTTTACTAGTGAGAGAAATAGGCTGTCTGCTCCAAAGTCTTGTTTGTTGAATCTTGCACCTAAGGAAGGTCTTTATGAGAATTGTTCAGTTTTGATTGACAAGAGTGTTATTCCCTGCAGAGTAATAGTTGATACAACATATATTCATTTGGAATCCTATGAGGTAGCTAGTTTTTCCTGTGTTACTTCTCAAGACTTAAAGATATTGGGTATTGACTTTGGCAGTCCAAAGTTAGAAGGGGTTCAAATTTTGTAA
- the LOC101252167 gene encoding pentatricopeptide repeat-containing protein At2g13600 produces the protein MTKDTSLFKKLITWDLFSLSNSTPFAKILDSYINTKSQYVIQTVHCRVLKTHFSSEVFINNKLIDTYGKSGVLKYAKNVFDKMPERNTFTWNSMMNAYTASRLVFEAEELFYMMPEPDQCSWNLMVSSFAQCELFDSSIEFLVRMHKEDFVLNEYGYGSGLSACAGLRDSRMGTQLHASVAKSRYSRSVYMGSALIDMYSKTGDVDCAAKVFNGMCERNVVSWNSLLSCYEQNGPVKEALVVFARMMEFGFKPDEKTLASVVSACASLCAIREGKEIHAQIVKSDKLRDDLIICNALVDMYAKSGRIAEARWIFDRMPVRSVVSDTCLVSGYARVASVKTARAVFSGMIERNVVSWNALIAGYTQNGNNEEALNLFLMLKRESVWPTHYTFGNLLNACANLADLKLGRQAHTHILKHGFRFQNGPEPDVFVGNALIDMYMKCGSVEDGSCVFTKMLDRDWVSWNAVIVGYAQNGHAMEALETFNAMLVYGEKPDHVTMIGVLCACSHAGLVEEGRRYFYSMDRDYGLTPFKDHYTCMVDLLGKAGCLEEAKDLIESMPMPPDSVVWGSLLAACKIHREIELGKYVAEKLLEIDPTNSGPYVLLSNMYAEQGRWQDVKMIRKLMRQRGVVKQPGCSWIEIQSQVHVFMVKDKRHTQKKEIYLILNTLTKLMKLSGYVPNAGHLDGDEEQTMLDFNSSEEFEEPVTAAIAC, from the coding sequence ATGACAAAAGACACTTCTTTATTCAAAAAACTCATCACTTGGGACCTTTTCTCCCTCTCAAACTCAACTCCCTTTGCCAAGATTCTAGATTCTTACATCAATACCAAGTCCCAGTATGTCATACAAACTGTCCATTGCCGAGTTCTCAAGACCCATTTTAGCTCCGAGGTTTTCATAAACAACAAGCTAATAGATACTTACGGTAAATCCGGGGTGTTAAAGTATGCCAAGAATGTGTTTGATAAAATGCCTGAGAGAAATACCTTTACTTGGAATTCCATGATGAATGCATATACAGCATCAAGATTGGTTTTTGAGGCTGAGGAACTGTTTTACATGATGCCTGAGCCTGATCAGTGTTCGTGGAACTTGATGGTGTCGAGCTTTGCTCAATGTGAATTGTTTGATTCGTCGATAGAGTTTCTTGTGAGAATGCACAAAgaagattttgttttgaatgaGTACGGTTATGGAAGTGGTTTAAGTGCTTGTGCAGGCTTAAGGGACTCGAGAATGGGAACTCAACTTCATGCCTCGGTTGCTAAATCGAGATATTCGAGAAGTGTTTACATGGGTTCTGCGCTTATTGACATGTACTCGAAAACGGGTGATGTGGATTGTGCAGCAAAGGTGTTTAATGGGATGTGTGAACGTAATGTGGTGTCGTGGAATAGTTTACTTTCTTGTTATGAGCAAAATGGGCCAGTGAAGGAGGCACTTGTGGTATTCGCTAGGATGATGGAGTTTGGGTTTAAACCAGATGAGAAGACATTGGCAAGTGTAGTAAGTGCTTGTGCAAGTTTGTGTGCGATAAGAGAAGGTAAGGAAATTCATGCCCAAATTGTGAAGTCGGATAAGCTTAGGGATGATCTTATTATATGCAATGCGTTGGTTGATATGTACGCAAAGTCTGGGAGAATTGCTGAAGCTAGATGGATTTTTGATAGGATGCCAGTTAGAAGTGTGGTGTCCGACACCTGTTTGGTAAGTGGTTATGCGAGAGTTGCAAGTGTGAAGACTGCAAGAGCTGTGTTTTCGGGGATGATTGAAAGGAATGTTGTGTCTTGGAATGCTCTTATTGCTGGATATACACAGAACGGGAACAATGAAGAGGCACTAAATCTCTTTCTTATGCTAAAGCGGGAATCTGTTTGGCCAACACACTATACGTTTGGGAATCTACTTAACGCTTGTGCAAATTTAGCTGATCTGAAACTTGGTAGGCAGGCTCATACACATATTTTGAAGCATGGATTTCGTTTCCAGAATGGACCTGAGCCTGATGTTTTCGTGGGAAATGCTCTCATAGACATGTATATGAAATGTGGATCAGTTGAAGATGGTAGTTGTGTTTTCACAAAAATGCTGGACAGGGACTGGGTTTCGTGGAATGCCGTTATAGTTGGATATGCACAAAATGGCCATGCTATGGAAGCTCTTGAAACTTTCAACGCTATGTTAGTATACGGAGAGAAGCCAGATCACGTGACTATGATTGGAGTTCTATGTGCATGTAGTCATGCAGGATTGGTTGAGGAGGGGCGTCGATATTTCTATTCCATGGACAGAGACTATGGGTTGACACCTTTTAAAGACCACTATACATGCATGGTCGATTTACTTGGCAAGGCTGGTTGCTTAGAAGAGGCAAAGGATTTGATTGAATCTATGCCGATGCCACCAGATAGTGTGGTATGGGGGTCTTTGCTCGCTGCATGTAAAATTCACAGGGAAATTGAGCTGGGTAAGTATGTAGCTGAGAAGCTTTTGGAGATTGATCCTACAAATTCTGGCCCTTATGTTCTTCTATCAAACATGTATGCTGAACAAGGGAGATGGCAAGATGTCAAAATGATCCGAAAACTTATGAGACAACGAGGCGTTGTTAAACAGCCTGGTTGTAGTTGGATTGAAATACAAAGCCAGGTTCATGTTTTCATGGTAAAAGACAAGAGACACACGCAGAAAAAAGagatatatttgatattgaatACACTAACTAAATTGATGAAGCTTTCTGGCTATGTCCCAAATGCTGGTCATTTGGATGGTGATGAGGAGCAAACCATGCTGGATTTTAACTCATCTGAAGAGTTTGAAGAACCTGTAACAGCTGCCATTGCATGCTAA
- the LOC101267014 gene encoding protein-S-isoprenylcysteine O-methyltransferase A isoform X1: protein MEMSFLKDSFIDSEAHFVVLIVQSSSTFSELFGYTACRQLLQMFISIIFFHVSEYILALVFHGKSNVSFKSLLISKHYVLAMFCSLIEYLIEIYFFPGLKEYWWISNFGLAMVVLGEIIRKLAIVTAGQAFTHLIKVYHEENHQLVTNGIYRFVRHPGYCGFFIWSVGTQIMLCNPISTIAFTVVVWKFFSGRIPYEEFFLKQFFGSDYEDYMRKVPSGIPLVR from the exons AT GGAAATGTCATTCTTAAAGGATAGTTTCATTGATTCTGAAGCCCATTTTGTGGTGCTAATTGTACAGAGCTCATCAACATTTTCAG AGCTTTTTGGATATACAGCATGCAGACAATTATTGCAAATGTTCATTTCAATTATATTCTTCCATGTTTCCGAGTACATTCTGGCACTTGTCTTTCATGGGAAGTCGAATGTATCTTTTAAGTCGCTTTTGATAAGCAAACATTATGTACTAGCAATGTTTTGCTCCTTGATAGAATACCTTATTGAAATCTATTTCTTTCCCGGCTTAAAGGAATATTGGTGGATAAGTAATTTTGGCCTCGCAATGGTTGTCCTCGGAGAAATCATAAGGAAGTTGGCAATTGTGACAGCAGGCCAAGCCTTCACTCATCTAATAAAGGTTTATCATGAGGAAAATCATCAGTTGGTTACGAATGGGATCTATAGATTTGTCCGGCATCCCGGTTACTGTGGTTTCTTCATCTGGTCTGTTGGTACACAAATAATGCTATGTAATCCAATATCAACCATTGCATTCACAGTTGTTGTGTGGAAATTCTTCTCGGGAAGGATACCTTACGAGGAGTTTTTCCTCAAGCAGTTCTTTGGTTCTGACTACGAAGATTATATGAGAAAAGTTCCTTCTGGTATTCCACTTGTGAGGTGA
- the LOC101267014 gene encoding protein-S-isoprenylcysteine O-methyltransferase A isoform X3: protein MAELFGYTACRQLLQMFISIIFFHVSEYILALVFHGKSNVSFKSLLISKHYVLAMFCSLIEYLIEIYFFPGLKEYWWISNFGLAMVVLGEIIRKLAIVTAGQAFTHLIKVYHEENHQLVTNGIYRFVRHPGYCGFFIWSVGTQIMLCNPISTIAFTVVVWKFFSGRIPYEEFFLKQFFGSDYEDYMRKVPSGIPLVR from the coding sequence ATGGCAGAGCTTTTTGGATATACAGCATGCAGACAATTATTGCAAATGTTCATTTCAATTATATTCTTCCATGTTTCCGAGTACATTCTGGCACTTGTCTTTCATGGGAAGTCGAATGTATCTTTTAAGTCGCTTTTGATAAGCAAACATTATGTACTAGCAATGTTTTGCTCCTTGATAGAATACCTTATTGAAATCTATTTCTTTCCCGGCTTAAAGGAATATTGGTGGATAAGTAATTTTGGCCTCGCAATGGTTGTCCTCGGAGAAATCATAAGGAAGTTGGCAATTGTGACAGCAGGCCAAGCCTTCACTCATCTAATAAAGGTTTATCATGAGGAAAATCATCAGTTGGTTACGAATGGGATCTATAGATTTGTCCGGCATCCCGGTTACTGTGGTTTCTTCATCTGGTCTGTTGGTACACAAATAATGCTATGTAATCCAATATCAACCATTGCATTCACAGTTGTTGTGTGGAAATTCTTCTCGGGAAGGATACCTTACGAGGAGTTTTTCCTCAAGCAGTTCTTTGGTTCTGACTACGAAGATTATATGAGAAAAGTTCCTTCTGGTATTCCACTTGTGAGGTGA
- the LOC101267014 gene encoding protein-S-isoprenylcysteine O-methyltransferase A isoform X2, protein MSFLKDSFIDSEAHFVVLIVQSSSTFSELFGYTACRQLLQMFISIIFFHVSEYILALVFHGKSNVSFKSLLISKHYVLAMFCSLIEYLIEIYFFPGLKEYWWISNFGLAMVVLGEIIRKLAIVTAGQAFTHLIKVYHEENHQLVTNGIYRFVRHPGYCGFFIWSVGTQIMLCNPISTIAFTVVVWKFFSGRIPYEEFFLKQFFGSDYEDYMRKVPSGIPLVR, encoded by the exons ATGTCATTCTTAAAGGATAGTTTCATTGATTCTGAAGCCCATTTTGTGGTGCTAATTGTACAGAGCTCATCAACATTTTCAG AGCTTTTTGGATATACAGCATGCAGACAATTATTGCAAATGTTCATTTCAATTATATTCTTCCATGTTTCCGAGTACATTCTGGCACTTGTCTTTCATGGGAAGTCGAATGTATCTTTTAAGTCGCTTTTGATAAGCAAACATTATGTACTAGCAATGTTTTGCTCCTTGATAGAATACCTTATTGAAATCTATTTCTTTCCCGGCTTAAAGGAATATTGGTGGATAAGTAATTTTGGCCTCGCAATGGTTGTCCTCGGAGAAATCATAAGGAAGTTGGCAATTGTGACAGCAGGCCAAGCCTTCACTCATCTAATAAAGGTTTATCATGAGGAAAATCATCAGTTGGTTACGAATGGGATCTATAGATTTGTCCGGCATCCCGGTTACTGTGGTTTCTTCATCTGGTCTGTTGGTACACAAATAATGCTATGTAATCCAATATCAACCATTGCATTCACAGTTGTTGTGTGGAAATTCTTCTCGGGAAGGATACCTTACGAGGAGTTTTTCCTCAAGCAGTTCTTTGGTTCTGACTACGAAGATTATATGAGAAAAGTTCCTTCTGGTATTCCACTTGTGAGGTGA
- the LOC101251873 gene encoding protein high chlorophyll fluorescent 107, giving the protein MSQFSFTSSSSSNFTLFYHSQNHNPSKFHVSAPFRTSQPSPSHPILPPLCSRDPSSSSPLLEEKPETSQSSSKFDPQDTLSYNDEVSEEISTTKKSLEELLVVRRPVKESSVENDDEKGEAVSNFEDSQERNDILEEQPSSSSFPLDAGLKKFAKKVPIFEPSRLESDSGEKPLKVNLDLALYKAKILARKFQYADAEEILQQCIDVWPEDGRSYVALGKILSKQSKLNEARTVYEKGCQATQGENPYIWQCWAILENRMGNLRRARELFDAATVADKKHIAAWHGWAVLELKQGNIKKARNLLGKGLKFCGGNEYVYQTLALLEAKAKRYERARYLFKQATRCNRKSCASWLAWAQLEAQLENNRSARQLFEKAVQASPKNRFAWHVWGVFEANLGNIDQGRKLLTIGHMVNPRDPVLLQSLGLIEYKNSSANLARVLFRRASQLDPRHQPVWIAWGWMEWKEGNISTARELYQKALSINSTTESAARCLQAWGVLEQRAGNLSAARRLFRSSLNINSQSYITWMTWANLEEDQGNSIRAEEIRNLYFQQRTEVVDDESWIMGFLDVIDPAIDSIKRLLNLDQNSYYKVKESASNTTAGDDVEGSTEESASPSSANVNDNNIDTGSGFDLDDFISVMLSLDPSKLEVQLTTSLKDPPKIARTTNGVWRPSTKTSRTSTTL; this is encoded by the exons ATGAGTCAGTTTTCGTTTACTTCTTCTTCGAGCTCTAATTTCACTCTCTTCTATCATTCTCAGAATCATAATCCTTCAAAGTTTCATGTTTCTGCTCCCTTTAGAACATCCCAACCATCGCCTTCACATCCTATTTTACCTCCCTTATGTTCCCGTGATCCGTCTTCCTCATCACCACTTCTTGAAGAAAAGCCAGAAACATCACAATCTTCTTCTAAGTTTGATCCTCAAGATACACTAAGTTACAATGATGAAGTTTCTGAGGAGATCAGCACTACAAAGAAGTCCTTGGAAGAGTTACTTGTTGTTCGTAGGCCGGTGAAGGAGTCTTCCGTGGAAAATGATGATGAAAAAGGGGAAGCAGTGAGTAACTTTGAGGATTCTCAAGAGAGAAATGATATTCTGGAAGAACAACCATCTTCCTCATCATTTCCACTTGATGCTGGCCTTAAGAAATTTGCAAAAAAAGTGCCAATTTTTGAGCCAAGCAGACTCGAATCTGACTCCGGAGAGAAGCCTCTTAAAGTCAATTTAGACTTAGCTCTGTATAAGGCAAAGATTTTGGCTCGAAAGTTTCAGTATGCAGATGCAGAGGAAATTTTGCAACAG TGTATTGATGTCTGGCCAGAAGATGGAAGATCATATGTTGCTTTGGGAAAGATTTTGAGTAAGCAATCAAAACTAAATGAAGCCAGAACTGTTTACGAAAAAGGCTGCCAGGCAACACAAGGAGAAAATCCTTACATTTGGCAG TGCTGGGCTATTCTGGAAAATAGGATGGGTAATTTACGGAGAGCTAGAGAACTATTTGATGCTGCGACAGTAGCTGACAAGAAACATATTGCAGCCTGGCATGGATGGGCAGTTTTAGAGCTAAAGCAAGGGAATATAAAGAAGGCAAGAAATCTTCTTGGCAAAGGCCTCAAGTTTTGTGGAGGTAACGAGTATGTATATCAAACTCTTGCGCTCCTTGAAGCTAAAGCAAAACGATATGAAAGAGCACGATATTTGTTCAAGCAGGCAACAAGGTGTAACCGAAAAAGTTGTGCTAGTTGGCTG GCATGGGCTCAACTAGAGGCTCAGTTAGAGAATAACCGTTCCGCTAGGCAGCTGTTTGAG AAAGCAGTTCAAGCCAGTCCGAAAAATAGGTTCGCGTGGCATGTATGGGGAGTTTTTGAAGCTAATCTAGGAAATATTGATCAAGGAAGGAAACTTCTAACAATAGGGCACATGGTGAATCCTAGAGATCCTGTTCTTCTCCAATCACTTGGTTTGATAGAATACAAGAACTCCAGTGCAAACCTTGCACGAGTTCTATTCCGAAGAGCGTCTCAACTAGATCCAAGGCATCAACCAGTTTGGATT GCTTGGGGTTGGATGGAGTGGAAAGAAGGAAACATTTCCACAGCTCGAGAACTATACCAGAAGGCTCTATCGATCAACTCAACAACTGAAAGTGCTGCGCGTTGTCTTCAG gcttggggtgttttggAGCAAAGAGCTGGAAATCTATCAGCTGCTCGAAGACTATTTAGATCGTCTCTGAACATAAACTCTCAGAGCTATATAACATGGATGACATGGGCAAATTTAGAGGAAGATCAAGGTAACTCTATCCGTGCAGAGGAAATTCGTAACCTCTACTTTCAACAG CGTACTGAAGTTGTTGATGATGAGTCGTGGATTATGGGCTTCTTAGACGTCATTGACCCAGCGATTGACAGCATAAAGAGGCTCTTGAATCTAGATCAGAACTCTTACTACAAGGTAAAAGAGTCTGCTTCTAATACTACTGCTGGAGACGACGTTGAGGGGAGCACAGAAGAATCAGCTTCTCCCTCCTCGGCTAACGTCAATGACAATAACATAGATACAGGAAGTGGCTTTGATTTAGATGATTTTATCAGTGTAATGCTGTCTTTAGACCCTTCAAAGCTGGAAGTTCAGCTTACAACATCTCTTAAGGACCCTCCGAAAATCGCCAGAACTACTAATGGGGTGTGGCGACCATCGACAAAGACTAGTAGAACATCAACAACACTTTGA
- the LOC101266713 gene encoding glyceraldehyde-3-phosphate dehydrogenase A, chloroplastic, translating into MAALSVANTSLKVNNKGFSEFSGLRTSSAVPFGRKTNDDLFSVAGLQTSAIGGRKNKRIVTEAKLKVAINGFGRIGRNFLRCWHGRKDSPLDVIAINDTGGVKQASHLLKYDSTLGIFDADVKPVGTDGISVDGKVIQVVSNRDPVNLPWGELGVDLVIEGTGVFVDREGAGKHIQAGAKKVLITAPGKGDIPTYVVGVNAELYSHDEPIISNASCTTNCLAPFVKVLDQKFGIIKGTMTTTHSYTGDQRLLDASHRDLRRARAAALNIVPTSTGAAKAVALVLPSLKGKLNGIALRVPTPNVSVVDLVVQVTKKTFAEEVNAAFREAADKELNGILSVCDEPLVSVDFRCSDVSSTVDSSLTMVMGDDMVKVIAWYDNEWGYSQRVVDLADIVANQWK; encoded by the exons ATGGCTGCTCTCTCAGTAGCCAACACTTCTCTTAAG GTTAACAACAAAGGATTCTCTGAATTCTCTGGTTTGAGAACCTCATCAGCTGTTCCATTTGGGAGGAAAACTAATGATGATTTGTTCTCTGTTGCTGGCTTACAAACCTCTGCT ATTGGAGGAAGGAAGAACAAGAGGATAGTAACTGAGGCAAAGTTGAAAGTGGCTATCAATGGATTTGGAAGAATTGGAAGGAACTTCTTGAGGTGCTGGCATGGTAGAAAAGACTCACCTCTTGATGTCATTGCCATCAATGACACTGGTGGTGTCAAGCAAGCCTCTCACCTTCTCAAATATGACTCCACCCTTGGCATCTTTGATGCTGACGTCAAGCCGGTTGGCACTGATGGCATCTCTGTCGATGGAAAAGTCATCCAAGTCGTCTCCAACCGTGACCCTGTGAACCTCCCATGGGG AGAACTTGGAGTTGACTTAGTCATAGAAGGTACCGGAGTTTTTGTAGACAGAGAAGGTGCCGGTAAACACATCCAGGCCGGAGCCAAGAAGGTGCTCATCACCGCCCCCGGAAAAGGTGACATCCCTACTTATGTTGTTGGTGTCAATGCTGAACTTTACAGCCATGATGAACCTATCATCAGCAATGCCTCTTGTACCACCAACTGCCTTGCTCCTTTCGTCAAGGTTCTTGACCAGAAATTTG GAATTATCAAGGGAACAATGACAACTACTCACTCTTACACCGGTGACCAAAGGCTTCTTGATGCAAGCCACAGGGATCTTAGACGTGCACGAGCTGCAGCACTGAACATAGTTCCAACCTCAACTGGTGCTGCTAAGGCTGTGGCTCTTGTTCTCCCAAGCCTCAAGGGGAAACTCAACGGCATTGCCCTCCGTGTTCCCACCCCTAACGTCTCGGTTGTGGACCTTGTTGTGCAAGTCACCAAGAAGACATTTGCTGAGGAAGTGAATGCTGCATTCAGAGAGGCCGCTGATAAGGAACTCAATGGCATTCTATCTGTCTGTGATGAACCACTCGTGTCAGTTGACTTCCGGTGCAGTGACGTGTCATCAACTGTTGATTCTTCACTCACCATGGTCATGGGAGATGACATGGTTAAGGTTATTGCTTGGTATGACAATGAATGGGGTTACTCACAGAGGGTTGTTGATCTTGCTGACATTGTTGCAAACCAGTGGAAAtga